A stretch of the Panthera uncia isolate 11264 chromosome D1, Puncia_PCG_1.0, whole genome shotgun sequence genome encodes the following:
- the LOC125933652 gene encoding proteoglycan 3-like, producing MKGPLLLLLLLLGTVAAFHLENSACSPDSHEIQVDLSQNLEGSGEQGEDLALTDEMIQSEGEEAKASSCQVTSEDGEAMDSDLAALDKDFQCPKEEDVIRIPSSPGCKTCNFLLVRQAQKFKCAQNICRRCYRGNLVSIHSYNLDYRILCSARRLNENEVWIGAISRRWFMCRRFRWTDGSCWNFQYWASGQPFQGHGNCVTLCTPGGHWRRTSCQRRLPFVCSY from the exons ATGAAAGGCCCACTgctcctgctccttctccttctggggACAGTTGCTGCTTTCCATCTGG AGAATTCTGCCTGCAGTCCGGACAGCCATGAGATACAAGTGGATCTGAGTCAGAATCTGGAAGGTtcaggggagcagggagaagacCTGGCTCTGACTGATGAGATGATTCagtcagagggagaggaggccaaggcttccagctgtcaggtCACATCTGAGGACGGGGAGGCCATGGATTCGGACCTAGCTGCCCTAGACAAGGACTTTCAGTGCCCCAAGGAAGAAGACGTAATTCGAATTCCGAGCAGTCCTGGGTGCAAAACCTGCAACTTCCTGTTGGTGCGGCAGGCCCAGAAATTTAAATGTGCTCAG aATATCTGCAGGAGGTGCTACCGAGGCAACCTCGTCTCCATACACAGCTACAACTTAGATTATCGCATCCTCTGCTCAGCCAGAAGACTCAATGAAAATGAGGTCTGGATTGGAGCCATCAGCCGGCGCTGG TTCATGTGTCGGAGGTTTCGATGGACCGATGGGAGCTGCTGGAATTTTCAATACTGGGCCTCAGGGCAGCCTTTCCAAGGGCACGGCAACTGTGTGACCCTGTGCACCCCAG